The DNA window CCAAAACTGAATATAACGCCCGACTATTGTAAGCTGATCCTAACGTGGAACGGTCAAATCTCAGAAGAATATATCGATATCTTTACCGGCTATAAGGATTTTGAGGGTTATAAAATTTACCTCGGTGAAGGTAAACGAAAATTGGATTTAGTTCTTCTTGCAACTTATGATATTAGAAATTTCAATATCCTTACCTGGAATGATTTATTCAGACGCTGGGAAATCTCGGAAACACCAGTAAGCATTGACTCACTCCGAAATATATATGGTCAGGATTTCATGCCGGAATTGTATTTTAATGAGAGTAATTCCTTACCTCCCAATGCGGCTATCAATCTAAATGGTGTTTACACTTATTTTACTCCGCAATACTGGAACTCCTCGGATTTATCCGATCCTTATGGAATACGACGAGTTTACCCTGACGCGGATTTGAGTGATTCGTCCGATACTACCTTTGACGGCTTTCACCGTTTCTATGAATATGAATATGTTATAGACAATCTCCAACCCTCGCGCCCGGTTTATGTTGCGGTTACGGCCCTTGATTACGGCAGCCGTAAACACAGGCTAACCGAACTGGAGAGCTCATACACGCAAAATCTTACCACCGCTTATCCACTTTTTTCTGCCGATGATGTCGAGGAAAATAGACGGGGTGTCATTGTCTACCCCAACCCTTATCGCATCGACGGCGGCTATGCCAGGGCCGGATATGAAAATCGAGATCGCACCAAATCGGCCGAGCGTTCCCGACGAATTACATTCGCCAATTTACCTGAAATATGTACAATCAGAATATATACCGTCTCGGGAGATTTGGTGAAGGAAATTAAACATTTTCGCCCGGATGGGGGCGCCGACGCGCAAATTGAAACCTGGAACCTATTATCGCGAAATACACAGGCGATAACAACCGGAATTTACATCTGGTCGGTGCGTTCTCAGATGGGTGAACAACTGGGCAAACTGGTGATAATGAAGTAAATGGATTAATCGGTTTAATAGAGACTTTTTATTTCGGTGCCCTGATAATATAAAGATAAAATGGAATCATAAGTGATGCCTTCGGCGGCGAGACCCTTAGCTCCCATTTGACACATGCCGACGCCATGGCCATAACCGCGCCCTCGAAAGACAACTTTTTCTATTTCGCCTTGATTATTTTTCCTGATATCGAGAGTAAAATTAGCCGAACGCAAAATTCCTTCGGAATTATCGGTGCGACCGATAACCCAGCGAACCTTTTCCTTATTGAATGTGTATCTGCCGTTGGTAGTTTCAAACGTGACCGCCGCCGTGCGGCCGCCGGGAGTACGATTCGGGATGCGAATGTCAATGAGTCGGCCAACCCGGATATCGTTACCCCGTTCCCGCGAAAGATACTGCTCCAACCTTAAAACCAGTTGATCAGCGGTAAATGATTCTTCCCACGAATGATATTTGGAAATCCCACAGGCGTCGCCATCGCTAATCATCTTCAAATACGGGCGGGGATCTTTGTCCCAGACATCCTCAATATCATCGGTCGTCCCGCCGCAAGTCGAATGATAATAAGCGTCTATCATTTCATCGTTGTAAACCGCCACCTGGCCTTTAGTCGCCATTATCGCGTTACGAAACTTTTTTATTTCTACTGACAATCCGCCGTAAACCTGATCGATAATATCGGCCTTGAGATCATATCCGGCTTCAACTCCGTATTGATCTAAATGCGACATGGCGTAGGTCCGAGCCGCTACCGCCTGGGCTTTCACCGATTCAACCATGGAATCGGGAGTGGGTCCGATCTCAAGCGGAACCACGCCAAGCAAATAATCCTCCATATAAACAATATTGACGAGCTTAATCTGTCCGGAGATAGAGGTCAGTTCGAACAAACCACGATATTGTTTTTTATCGTAACCGAGAACTTGATTCTTCCCCCGCGGAGATATGACAATGCGATCAATATCATAATCAAGAGTGGTGCCGGAGCCGGTAAACAGCGCCAGTTTTCTGCCTTCGCTTTTTACTATAACTGACTGACGTGAATAATAGGAATACCGATCATCACCCTTATAGCAGTCAATCGCCATCTGACCGCCTCCCGAAATGAATCTATGCTGGCGAGAGGCATCGTCAAGCAAAATTCGCACGAACGGTAAACGGCTAAACGGCATCGGTGATTCATCGACCCGGGGGACACGTCCGCACCCCCAGACAAGAATAATCATAAACACGAACAAGCTAATGCGAACCAGCCAGGGTTTTATTCGCTCAAATATCATATCTTTATATGTATCGGTCAATTATGGTTTCATTTGACCATTTTGCCGACTTTTCCGCCTTCCGGCAAAGATAATTTTCCGGCGATACCACCGGCCAGCGCTCCGGTAACTTTCGGTAATGTCGATGCAATTGAATTTAAATAACATCCACCCAAAACCGCAAAACCGACCGCTTCCAGCAAATCTCCGTCATATCCGAGCTTTTCAATCGGCCATATCGGTATGGGACGACAATATTCAATTAACCTCTTGATAAGATATATGTTTTTTCGTCCCCCTCCGCAAAGATATACCGCTTCACAGTATTTTTCATCCAGATATTTTCTAATAGATTTATGTATGAGTCGGGCAACGCCTTCGCACACTGACGTTACGATTGAATTTTTATTCGCATTTATCTTGCGGGATATATGTACCAGGCGCGCCAATAATCGATAATCAAACTGCTCCCGCCCGGTCGAAACCGATTTGCGTTTATTGGCCTTTATGATGGCCGATACGATCTCATTTTCGATCTTGCCGGATGAGGCTACCTCTCCGTTTTTATCATACAGCTTGCCGAACATCAATTTGCAGGCCGTATCCGACAGCACGTTTCCTGGCCCGCAATCCCCGCCTGTGATTTGATTGTAGTTCTGACCCGAAGGATGATAACTGAAATTGGCGATTCCGCCGATATTGACGATGATTCTTCCCCGGCGCGCATGTCCAAATAAAATTTGATTGACAAACGGCGTCAGCGGAGCGCCTTCTCCGCCGCATGCGATATCCGCCCGGCGAAAATCTGAAATCGTGGGAAGACCGGACGAAAACGCGATGGCGTTGCCATCACCTATCTGAATAGTTGCTTTTGTTTTTATGCCCAGAGATTTTGACGCATAAGGATAATGGCTGATAGTCTGACCGTGCGAAGCGATGGCGTCAATCTTCAGACCCGTTTCATCTATGAACTTTCTCGCGGCTCTCCCTAAATATTGCCCGTAGGCGATATCGAGCCGTGATAATCTCTCCAGTTCTGCCCGGCGATCATCTATAATATTTTCCAGCTCTCGTTTAATTTTTCCCGGATAAGAAACCATTTTTCCGGCGATGTATTCGGCTTCAGGGTTTTTTGCGGCGGCAAATTTTATCGCCGCCAGATCAATTCCGTCAGCCGACGTACCCGAATTGATGCCCAGAATAGTCAAATTCTTTTTGGCTGTTAATCCTTTTAATAAATCCGGCATTCTCTTAAAAACTCAAAAACTCTTTTGTTTTATCCGACGCCTTTTCCCAGTTTTGAATATTTTTGGCGATGACGTCATTTAAGTTTTCCTTTTTTATATTCATCTCAAATTTATCACAGAGGCGAAACAATCTTTCACGCAATTGAGCCGCTTGTTTTTGATTCTCGACGGGTGTCGTAAACGCATGGCGAATATTTGAAAAATATTTCGCTTCGGGAATAAGATTGTTTTCAAAATAAAAATAGAGCCACTTAGTGACGTACGGCTGAAATAATTCATTCTTGACGTATACCCAGAGAATCATATTTTCTGCCGCCCGCCTCAGAAGATGGGCCAAATTCCAAATATATCCCCGCGCTTCCCAAGTCGAGTAGATATAATTCAGGATTTCATCGACACGGTGATGATAGCGATTTAGCAGGAGCTTTTGCTCCGATTCGGGGAATATTAGTTTTTTATCAAGAAGCGATTTTACTTTACCGTCCGGATCGTACCAGATTTCACCGTATTTCAAAGTCCAGCGAATAACCTGCGACCAGTAATTCGAGGGAACTTTATGCCGCATCGCCCTCTGATAGGATAGAACCGGAATATCAAAATGAATATCTTTGTAGCAAAGTTGACCGACGGCAATATACGACGCGATCTGTCGGGCTTTTGATTTATCGGCATACACGAAAAAATCAAGGTCCGAAAAATCGTCGCTGAATTTCCGAGCGATACCTCCAGTCGCGATGATTCCCACGACTCCGTCGATGCCGGAGATCTTATCGCAGACAATCCTTCCCACCCGGCGAAAATGGCTATGGATATTTTTGCTTTTATACACAGATCGGCGCTTCATCTCCACCACGCATGAGATTCATTTGAATGCATCCGGGTCTTCCCAGATATTAAAAAGCTGCCCGAACGGATCGCGAATATAACAACATTTCCCTTTGCCTTCCCAGCGAATTACCCGGCAACCGGCGGCGACCAATTCTTCGCGAGCTTTTTCCAAATCCGGTACGATCAATTCCATTATCAATTCCCGCGGTTCCCGGCCATCCAGAAAGAGGCGGTACGGGTCGGCGTTGAGCTCGACTCCATCGGGTCCTTCCCCGACGACCTCCAATCCGATAACATTGCGATAAAATTCCAGAACCTGCTTTTCCGCGGGATGCTGCATGGCGATACAGCGGCTGAATTTATAAGGCATAACTTATCCTTCCTTTATCGGTTGACGCAAAATTGTCCTCAAATTTTTCGGATTGGCCCGACGCATATCGCTCAGATATATTTCATGATGCTTGCCACTTTTGATGTATCCCTCAGCTTCAATATGCGCATGAAGCGCCGCAATCGTTGGTTCTTCCTGGGAATACAGGCCAATATGCATAATCTGAACCACTCGTCCCTCAAAATAAGAATCATACCGGAGTCTTTTCAAGGCGGCAATCTCCTTTTTCTTAGAAATCTCCCGGCAGGCAATCTCATAGAGTTCACCGGTCACCAGGTCCGGCTGCATAATCATCAGCGTCCATTGCCATTTATCTTTTTCATCGCGATTAAATACCCCCATGTCATCCGACCACCATAATCCTTCCAGCGGCATGACTCCATAATCGACGCCGATCTCACTCTTTTTAATGATGAATTTCAACGCATATGATACGCTGAAGAGAGCCTCAATCGCCTGCTGAAACTCTACAGAATTATTCGGATCGCCTCGACCGTCAACCATGAGATAATTCATGGGGGGCACTTCAATGATTTCAACGTCTTTTTTGGAAGGATTGTATAAATGCTTAAATTCTTTTTTATAATCAATTTTTTTCATCGCTTACCTATTCAATTGATTTATAAGATTATCCGCCCTCAAAGCAGCGTCTTCGATTCTCTGAACGGAAAAGTAATCGGCCACCATTTTCTCACTAAAGTCCTGATACACATCCTTCGTTTGTTTCAGTTTTTGCCCGAATAATAAAAAATCTACCCCCGCCTCGAACGCGCGCAAAGCGAGATTCGGTGCCGTATCAATTTCCAAGGCACCCAACATTAGCAAATCATCGGTAATTACCGCGTTTTCAAATTTGAGTTTTTGCTTCAACCATTCATTTATTACAACTCGTGAAACCACCGCCGGGTTTTCATCTACCCTGGGTATATTCAAATGAGTTACCATGATACTATCCACCCCATGCGATGCAATATCAGAAAATGGACGGAGCTCAAACTCAAAAAAATCTTTCTCTGACAGGTTGCATTGCGATAGTGACAGATGCGGATCATTTTCCGACCGGCCCAATCCCGGAAAATGCTTACCGCAGCACAATAATCCCATCTCATGATGAATGTCGATAGTAACTCTCGCATAACGCGATACGATTTCGGGATCGTCGGAAAAGGTCCGCGTATCGAGAACATGTTCGTCATCGGTATCGAATAAGTCAACCGTTGGCACGAGATTAATATTTATCCCAGTTTCATGTAGTTCTTCACACACCCGTTTCAAATCATCGCGATATTGGTCAAACTTGTTGTGATATCCGTAATAGCGAGGAGACTCCAGACCGGGGAAATTGCGCTTGAACCGCCGCACGCAGCCTCCCTCCTGGTCCACAGCAACGATTAATTTTCGCCCCAGAGACTTTTTGAAATCTCTCAGCCAGCTTTTAAGACTGCTCCTGTCTTCGCAATGATTGCCGAAAAGAATAATGCCACTGATGTGATTGTCCTGTATAAAAGAAAGGGTTTCGTCACACGGTAAATTTTCCGGAAAAGAAATAATAAAAAATTTTCCGGGATGTAATGCGGCATCGTTCATGATGTACCAATATATGAAAATTGTTAGGGAGTTTCAAAGAATCAAACGGTGCAGACAGTATTTTTTCCGGACCCTTTGGCGCGATACATCGCCTGATCGACGGCGTTGACAAGCTCTTCTTCGGTTAACCCATTTTCAGGATAGCTGCTGACCCCGACCGATACGGTTACTTTCAAATCAGGTATTCCGTCACCGCCAAATTCCGCTAATTCTACTTCTTTGCGGATTCGTTCGGCAATTTTCAACGCTTCACGCTCAATAGTCTGGGGTAATATGACAATAAATTCTTCTCCGCCATATCGGCAAAGGATATCAACATCTCGAATTCCACACCGAATCACATCGACAAGTTTAGTTAAAACATGATTTCCAACCTCATGACCGTAATTGTCATTAAATTTCTTAAACCAGTCAATATCGAGCATAATGAGTGATAACGGTTGATCATATCTGACCGCCCTTCTCTTTTCTTCCCTGATTTTATCCGAGAAGTAGCGATAATTATAAATTCCGGTCAGATCATCGATGATTGTCAATTCTTCTGTCTTGCGGTGCAGGATAGCGTTTTCCAGAGCCATCGCCGCCGAACGAGCCAATACCGACAGAAAAGCTTCGTCTCGCTCATCAAATACTCCGCGACGGGGCGATTCGGCGCATAAAAGACCGGTGGCTCGGCCATGAGTCACCATCGGTACCAGCATCGCCGACCGGGCCGATTTGAGCAATGACTGATAATCATTACGTTTGGATAAATCAACTACCCGAACCGGTTCACCGGCATCGACGACTCGATAAGCCAACTGCATTTCGTCCCGCCCGGCCTTTTTCAGACGGGTTTCCTTCTTGCCGCCGATGAGCCGGCCTCGATAAATTAAGCTTTTGCCCGGCCCGGTCAACAAAATGCCCAGCGCCGGGTAATCGAGAACTCGCTCGCCAATCTTTATAATCTCTTCAATAATTTGATCAAAATCCAATATCCCCGCCAGAATACGACTGTTTTCATACACCATCTCAAGCTGGGCATGAGTTTTTTCCAACTCGCTGGTCCGGCGATTCAGGGTATTGAATACTTTTAGTAAGCGGCCTTCCGAGCGCCTGATATATTCGGCGACATAATTGACAGTCAAGGCGTAAAACCAGATGGCCACAAAATGCAACGAAAAAACAAGCGGGTCCAGTCGATCCAAGGATTGGTAATTACCAGCAAGAAATGAAGTGGTAATAAAAAAACAGAGTAGTAATGTTGGTTTAGTGGGCATCATATAGGCGCCGAGTGATACTACGAGAAAATAGAAAATATAGAACTCAGAGTGGAGGCCACCCGTATAATGAATTATTCCCGTAATCAGAATGACATCGATGGCAATCGCCATTAAATATAAATTAGAGTTGACGGAACTTTTTTTGGTATTAAGATACCACCAGACGCAATACAGACCAATCTCCACCCCTAACAGAATAGCCAGGGGCGTGAAATTCTGCTTGGCCAGATCGCCAAAAATAAGATACGCGGTCACTCCCAATATGATAATCAGGCGTGTGAATAGATGGAGCGATTCTACGCGCGGTAATATAGATCGCGATTCACGATATATTAGTTTCATATTCTGTCCACTCAAGCTGCCTCAATATCAAATATCGGCCGAGGGGACTAAAATATTAACCCGTTAAACTCTAACAGATTATAAGAGAAGAAAACTTAGATTAATCGCTTACCGAACATGTCGGGCGGGGCGGCTTTGAGTAGTTATGGATCTTATTGATATAACAACCACGCCAAATGATAAACTCAGGAGAATAATATCGGCAATTATCAAGATCATATTGCCCGATGGTAAGTAAGTATTGACCAATAAATAAATTAACGAAGCCAAGGTAGTAGTCACCATAAAGATCGCCGGAATCAAAGCAAACCAGTTTTTTCTGCCCTTTTGAAAGAGCCAGGCCGATACGGCGATTAACGCCAAGGCCGCCATTAACTGATTGGCCGTTCCAAACAGGGGCCAGATTAGTCTAAAGGTATTGAAATAAGCCAAAAGAAACATGATTATGACCGAGAGCCCCGAATTGAACCAGAATTTTTTTAACAGTGCTGGTACCGGATTAAAAATCAGCGACCAAAATTCTTCGAACAGGTAACGATTTAATCTCACGGCCGAATCAAGGGTTGTAACGACAAATCCCTCGATTAATAAAATACCCAGTATGGCTCCGATGGAAATCGGTATTCCAAGACTGCTGTTTATTAATCCCCCAACTGCCAGGGCAAACGCCAAAACCGGATTGGAACCTGAATCAGACCAGACGATATTCAAATAATCCGAATATCCTAAAGACGATGCCAGTGCCAGAAGAACCAGAACCGCCAGAGCTCCCTCAAGGATCATGCCCCCATATCCAATTTGGCGAGCCGATGATTCATCCCGAACCTGCTTGCTTGATGTCCCTGATGCTACTAATGAATGAAACCCGGAGATTGCTCCACAGGCGATGGTAATCATGAGCATTGGCCATACAAAACCCAGGTGTTCAATTCCCGCTCGCAGAGAAAAAGCCGGAAACGAAATAGTCAATCCCGCAAAGCCACCGATAATAATTGACAATACCAGCGCAATCATACCCCCGTACAGTATTTGGACATTAGTAAAAT is part of the Candidatus Zixiibacteriota bacterium genome and encodes:
- a CDS encoding SpoIID/LytB domain-containing protein — protein: MTDTYKDMIFERIKPWLVRISLFVFMIILVWGCGRVPRVDESPMPFSRLPFVRILLDDASRQHRFISGGGQMAIDCYKGDDRYSYYSRQSVIVKSEGRKLALFTGSGTTLDYDIDRIVISPRGKNQVLGYDKKQYRGLFELTSISGQIKLVNIVYMEDYLLGVVPLEIGPTPDSMVESVKAQAVAARTYAMSHLDQYGVEAGYDLKADIIDQVYGGLSVEIKKFRNAIMATKGQVAVYNDEMIDAYYHSTCGGTTDDIEDVWDKDPRPYLKMISDGDACGISKYHSWEESFTADQLVLRLEQYLSRERGNDIRVGRLIDIRIPNRTPGGRTAAVTFETTNGRYTFNKEKVRWVIGRTDNSEGILRSANFTLDIRKNNQGEIEKVVFRGRGYGHGVGMCQMGAKGLAAEGITYDSILSLYYQGTEIKSLY
- a CDS encoding anhydro-N-acetylmuramic acid kinase, giving the protein MPDLLKGLTAKKNLTILGINSGTSADGIDLAAIKFAAAKNPEAEYIAGKMVSYPGKIKRELENIIDDRRAELERLSRLDIAYGQYLGRAARKFIDETGLKIDAIASHGQTISHYPYASKSLGIKTKATIQIGDGNAIAFSSGLPTISDFRRADIACGGEGAPLTPFVNQILFGHARRGRIIVNIGGIANFSYHPSGQNYNQITGGDCGPGNVLSDTACKLMFGKLYDKNGEVASSGKIENEIVSAIIKANKRKSVSTGREQFDYRLLARLVHISRKINANKNSIVTSVCEGVARLIHKSIRKYLDEKYCEAVYLCGGGRKNIYLIKRLIEYCRPIPIWPIEKLGYDGDLLEAVGFAVLGGCYLNSIASTLPKVTGALAGGIAGKLSLPEGGKVGKMVK
- a CDS encoding VOC family protein, translated to MPYKFSRCIAMQHPAEKQVLEFYRNVIGLEVVGEGPDGVELNADPYRLFLDGREPRELIMELIVPDLEKAREELVAAGCRVIRWEGKGKCCYIRDPFGQLFNIWEDPDAFK
- a CDS encoding GyrI-like domain-containing protein, with protein sequence MKKIDYKKEFKHLYNPSKKDVEIIEVPPMNYLMVDGRGDPNNSVEFQQAIEALFSVSYALKFIIKKSEIGVDYGVMPLEGLWWSDDMGVFNRDEKDKWQWTLMIMQPDLVTGELYEIACREISKKKEIAALKRLRYDSYFEGRVVQIMHIGLYSQEEPTIAALHAHIEAEGYIKSGKHHEIYLSDMRRANPKNLRTILRQPIKEG
- a CDS encoding glycoside hydrolase family 3 N-terminal domain-containing protein, producing the protein MNDAALHPGKFFIISFPENLPCDETLSFIQDNHISGIILFGNHCEDRSSLKSWLRDFKKSLGRKLIVAVDQEGGCVRRFKRNFPGLESPRYYGYHNKFDQYRDDLKRVCEELHETGININLVPTVDLFDTDDEHVLDTRTFSDDPEIVSRYARVTIDIHHEMGLLCCGKHFPGLGRSENDPHLSLSQCNLSEKDFFEFELRPFSDIASHGVDSIMVTHLNIPRVDENPAVVSRVVINEWLKQKLKFENAVITDDLLMLGALEIDTAPNLALRAFEAGVDFLLFGQKLKQTKDVYQDFSEKMVADYFSVQRIEDAALRADNLINQLNR
- a CDS encoding GGDEF domain-containing protein — encoded protein: MKLIYRESRSILPRVESLHLFTRLIIILGVTAYLIFGDLAKQNFTPLAILLGVEIGLYCVWWYLNTKKSSVNSNLYLMAIAIDVILITGIIHYTGGLHSEFYIFYFLVVSLGAYMMPTKPTLLLCFFITTSFLAGNYQSLDRLDPLVFSLHFVAIWFYALTVNYVAEYIRRSEGRLLKVFNTLNRRTSELEKTHAQLEMVYENSRILAGILDFDQIIEEIIKIGERVLDYPALGILLTGPGKSLIYRGRLIGGKKETRLKKAGRDEMQLAYRVVDAGEPVRVVDLSKRNDYQSLLKSARSAMLVPMVTHGRATGLLCAESPRRGVFDERDEAFLSVLARSAAMALENAILHRKTEELTIIDDLTGIYNYRYFSDKIREEKRRAVRYDQPLSLIMLDIDWFKKFNDNYGHEVGNHVLTKLVDVIRCGIRDVDILCRYGGEEFIVILPQTIEREALKIAERIRKEVELAEFGGDGIPDLKVTVSVGVSSYPENGLTEEELVNAVDQAMYRAKGSGKNTVCTV
- a CDS encoding carbon starvation CstA family protein translates to MREGGKSIGEIAGISLGRTGMFLFLAFTLIMIFLVTSAFLSMTAISLTSMWPLSKLSLEAGQSLLKTTEVNGQPMGIIGGIASTSVIIITLFSPLLGFLIYRKSMKMVMGYLLAAVVCAISIIIGFNFPINLPPTAWMIIISIYVLFAAGAPVWVILQPRDFTNVQILYGGMIALVLSIIIGGFAGLTISFPAFSLRAGIEHLGFVWPMLMITIACGAISGFHSLVASGTSSKQVRDESSARQIGYGGMILEGALAVLVLLALASSLGYSDYLNIVWSDSGSNPVLAFALAVGGLINSSLGIPISIGAILGILLIEGFVVTTLDSAVRLNRYLFEEFWSLIFNPVPALLKKFWFNSGLSVIIMFLLAYFNTFRLIWPLFGTANQLMAALALIAVSAWLFQKGRKNWFALIPAIFMVTTTLASLIYLLVNTYLPSGNMILIIADIILLSLSFGVVVISIRSITTQSRPARHVR